A region of Cloacibacillus sp. DNA encodes the following proteins:
- a CDS encoding DciA family protein, translating into MKKIDGARAAGDIVRAGIGNHAKSMADAERWAQLTLSVKLTELEERWEEIAGSPLAQKSQPAQCEYSEEIMTLTVNVSEQSILSAVRFRRAQIEKRVAAFFGCKKIKVDFRVGPIVRRSQAQEPLPSYKRRAPLVLSDEDVEAERRDFEESGISEELALRMARVKLSLEKLAKRASN; encoded by the coding sequence ATGAAAAAGATTGACGGCGCGAGAGCCGCCGGCGATATCGTCAGAGCGGGAATAGGGAACCATGCTAAGTCCATGGCCGACGCCGAAAGGTGGGCGCAGCTGACGCTGTCCGTCAAACTCACCGAGTTGGAAGAGCGCTGGGAGGAGATCGCCGGTTCGCCTTTGGCTCAAAAGAGCCAGCCGGCCCAGTGTGAGTATTCCGAAGAGATAATGACGCTCACCGTAAATGTTTCCGAACAGAGCATCCTCTCCGCAGTACGATTCCGCCGCGCGCAGATAGAGAAGCGTGTCGCCGCCTTCTTTGGCTGTAAAAAAATTAAGGTTGATTTTCGCGTAGGCCCCATAGTCCGCCGCTCGCAGGCCCAAGAGCCGCTGCCTTCATACAAAAGACGCGCGCCGTTAGTTCTCTCCGACGAGGATGTCGAGGCGGAGAGGCGTGATTTTGAAGAGTCGGGGATCTCGGAGGAGCTTGCGCTGCGGATGGCTAGAGTCAAGCTATCGCTGGAAAAACTGGCAAAGAGAGCCTCCAATTAA
- the mnmG gene encoding tRNA uridine-5-carboxymethylaminomethyl(34) synthesis enzyme MnmG: MLINDRYDVITIGAGHAGCEAALAAARMGARTLMICLYLDSIAMMPCNPSIGGPAKGHMVREIDALGGECAAAADSATRHLRWLNTSKGAAVRTLRAQCSPRRYSDHYRTALLTEKNIELHQAQAAELIIEHGEARGVKIKTGQVFFADCVILATGTYLDSKIHIGMTSHKSGPLGMVASTEFARNLRRSGLEIGRLRTDTTPRLHFDTIDWEALDCQRSIEEPQAFSHFGVKKKYDEMVCGLTRTNAETHRIIRKYFSESPLYMGKLGTEGPRYCPSIDDKIIKFPEKDTHPIFLEPITSEGKEVYVQNFSTSMCLEAQFESIKTIKGCESAHILRPGYAIEYDFVVPTQLNPWLETKTIKNLFLAGQINGTSGYEEAAAQGLIAGINAALRVQGSEPFVLRRDEAYIGVLIDDLVTKGTSEPYRMLTSRCEYRLLLRHDNAADRLCGTGHRIGLLSDEKYESFQKMAEATEAEERRLEELKIPPAAEVNERLAAMPSSPLSEGISAKNLLRRPEVSWSFVAELTGSELDPECGEKIANELKYEGYISRQHRQVDKFRRMELLKIPSYIDFGDVHGLSAEGRGKLEKIRPATLGQASRIPGVPPTDIQLLWVAIENGRRQRHEKD; encoded by the coding sequence ATGTTAATAAACGACAGATATGACGTAATCACTATCGGGGCAGGACACGCCGGATGCGAGGCGGCGCTCGCCGCGGCGAGGATGGGGGCGCGCACGCTCATGATCTGCCTCTACCTCGACAGTATCGCGATGATGCCCTGCAATCCCTCGATCGGCGGACCCGCCAAGGGCCATATGGTGCGGGAGATCGACGCCCTCGGCGGCGAATGCGCCGCGGCGGCGGACAGCGCCACGCGCCATCTGCGCTGGCTCAACACCTCCAAGGGGGCGGCGGTGCGCACGCTGCGCGCCCAGTGCAGCCCTCGGCGCTACAGCGATCATTACCGCACGGCTCTGCTGACGGAGAAAAATATTGAACTGCATCAGGCGCAGGCGGCGGAGCTGATCATCGAGCACGGCGAGGCGCGCGGCGTCAAAATAAAGACGGGACAGGTATTCTTCGCGGACTGCGTGATACTCGCCACCGGTACGTACCTCGATTCCAAGATACATATCGGAATGACATCCCATAAATCCGGCCCTTTGGGTATGGTCGCCTCAACCGAGTTCGCGAGAAACCTGCGCAGAAGCGGCCTTGAGATAGGGCGTCTGCGCACGGACACGACGCCGAGGCTTCACTTCGACACAATAGACTGGGAGGCTCTCGACTGCCAGCGCAGCATTGAGGAGCCGCAGGCCTTTTCACATTTTGGAGTAAAGAAAAAATATGACGAAATGGTCTGCGGGCTGACGCGTACAAACGCGGAAACTCACAGAATAATCAGAAAATATTTTTCCGAATCTCCGCTCTACATGGGTAAGCTTGGGACGGAAGGGCCCAGATATTGCCCCTCCATCGACGACAAGATAATAAAGTTCCCCGAAAAGGATACCCATCCCATCTTTCTCGAACCGATAACCTCTGAGGGCAAGGAGGTCTATGTTCAGAACTTTTCCACTTCGATGTGTCTTGAGGCACAGTTTGAGAGCATAAAGACGATAAAGGGCTGCGAGAGTGCCCATATTCTGCGTCCAGGCTACGCCATAGAATATGATTTCGTCGTCCCTACACAGCTCAATCCGTGGCTGGAGACAAAAACGATAAAAAACCTCTTCCTCGCGGGACAGATAAACGGCACCTCGGGATATGAAGAGGCGGCGGCTCAGGGGCTAATCGCCGGCATCAACGCGGCGCTGCGCGTGCAGGGCTCCGAGCCCTTTGTTCTGCGGCGTGACGAGGCCTATATAGGCGTGCTTATAGACGACCTCGTGACCAAGGGGACCAGCGAACCTTACCGTATGCTTACAAGCCGCTGCGAGTACAGGCTGCTTCTGCGTCACGACAACGCCGCCGACCGCCTCTGCGGGACTGGGCATCGTATCGGGCTTTTATCGGATGAGAAATATGAGTCTTTCCAAAAAATGGCCGAAGCGACTGAGGCTGAGGAGAGACGTCTGGAAGAGTTAAAAATCCCGCCCGCCGCCGAGGTTAATGAGAGGCTGGCCGCGATGCCGTCGTCGCCGCTCAGCGAGGGTATATCGGCGAAAAACCTACTGCGGCGTCCAGAAGTCAGCTGGTCTTTCGTCGCCGAACTTACGGGATCGGAACTTGATCCGGAGTGCGGCGAGAAGATTGCGAATGAGCTTAAGTATGAGGGCTACATCAGCCGCCAGCACAGACAGGTCGATAAATTCAGGCGCATGGAACTGCTGAAGATACCGTCTTATATTGATTTCGGCGATGTTCATGGGCTCTCCGCAGAGGGGCGCGGCAAGCTGGAAAAAATCAGGCCGGCGACGCTGGGACAGGCCTCTCGCATCCCCGGAGTGCCGCCTACCGATATCCAGCTTCTCTGGGTCGCGATAGAAAACGGACGCAGGCAGCGGCATGAAAAAGATTGA